From the genome of Nicotiana sylvestris chromosome 2, ASM39365v2, whole genome shotgun sequence, one region includes:
- the LOC138885393 gene encoding uncharacterized protein, giving the protein MIFLLSALNIYYVLDSALPPMPEPTAEDSDVVKEERKKREHDELLCRGHILNTLTDRLYDLYCNLKSPREIWTALQTAYQNEKRGIDKFLALQYFEFKIFDIRPIMDQIHELQILLSKLSDLEVKFPDALQIGAILWNLPSSWNDYRKKILYSMDKMTAKPKSLERLKKSGNSEKANVVENSTQGLVVMVSAMQIDMVTELNVATAATNTQDWWLDSGATIHVCYDKKMFKTYAEVQDSEQVLMGNHVAADDEHMAVNVLKRILDFLSY; this is encoded by the exons atgatattcttgttgtccgctctcaatatctactatgttcttgattctgcctTGCCTCCGATGCCTGAGCCCACAGCAGAAGATTCTGACGTagtcaaggaagaaaggaagaaacgagaacatgatgaactgttgtgtcgcggccatattctgaatacttTGACAGATCGACTCTATGATCTTTACTGCAATCTGAAGTCGCCAAGAGAGATTTGGACTGCTCTACAAACTGCATACCAGAATGAAAAACGAGGTATTGACAAATTCCTAGCTCTACAgtactttgaatttaaaatatttgatatTAGGCCTATAATGGATCAGATTCATGAACTGCAAATCTTACTATCAAAACTAAGTGATCTTGAAGTTAAATTTCCTGATGCACTTCAAATAGGTGCTATTCTTTGGAATTTGCCTTCCTCATGGAatgactatagaaagaaaatcctatattctatggataaaatgact GCAAAACCGAAAAGTCTGGAAAGATTAAAAAAATCTGGAAATTCTGAAAAGGCAAACGTAGTGGAAAATTCTACCCAAGGACTGGTTGTCATGGTTTCCGCAATGCAAATTGATATGGTCACAGAGTTGAATGTGGCTACCGCTGCTACAAATACTCAAGACTGGTGGCTAGATTCAGGTGCTACTATTCATGTCTGTTATGACAAGAAGATGTTCAagacatatgcagaagtgcaggattctgaacaagtcttgatgggaaaccatgttgcggcagat gaTGAGCACATGGCCGTAAACGTGCTAAAGCGAATACTGGATTTTCTAAGCTACTA
- the LOC104242739 gene encoding probable LRR receptor-like serine/threonine-protein kinase At4g37250 produces the protein MKFQIFDLHLWWRRIIVFLLLAFQASGLNTDGVLLLTFKYNILSDPLGVLQKWYSWNETPCLWTGVTCGNSNVSDPNLRVIGLSLPNSQLIGSVPSSLGMIQYLTNLDLSNNSINGSIPLTLFTAPELKKLDFSNNRISGDLPELVGGLKNLQFLNLSGNSLAGRLPANLTSLRNLAVVSLKDNYFFGSLPVGFESVQFLDLSSNLINGSLPPNFGGNNLRYFNVSFNRLSGDIPPEFGSKIPQNATLDLSYNNFSGAIPESSVFVNQSRKAFSGNPELCGDPLKNLCPIPSTITTLPNASEPTSSPAIAAIPKTIDSNPAAASPNGSSKGGKSGLKTSTIIGIIAGDIAAVGVLALIFMYVYRAKKKKRIESTIKQEAETAKDFDWASSASSEEYNWLRSWTCLKKPRHGDGDDLSETSNSESQESEISLKGQQNHVTTEQKTGELVTVDGERELELETLLKASAYILGASGSSIMYKAVLEDGTTLAVRRIGESGVERFKDFENQVKVIAKLVHPNLVKIRGFYWGAEEKLVIYDFVPNGSLANARYKKAGSSPCHVPWEIRLKIAKGVARGLTYIHEKKHVHGNLKPSNILLGADMEPKIGDFGIERLVTGDSSHKTYGSARNFGSKRSTASRDSFQDFASGPTPSPSPSALGISPYHAPESLRSLKPNPKWDVFSFGVVLLELLTGKVIVSDEMGPIGAATSAGEEKSKVLRLADVAIRADMEGKEDTLLALLKVGYNCISPTPQKRPGMREVVQALEKFPNSSTTLPYYYGP, from the exons ATGAAATTCCAAATCTTTGATCTCCATTTATGGTGGAGGAGGATTATTGTTTTTCTTCTACTTGCATTTCAAGCTTCTGGGCTTAATACTGATGGAGTTTTGTTACTGACATTCAAGTATAATATTCTGAGTGACCCTTTAGGTGTGTTGCAAAAGTGGTATTCTTGGAATGAGACGCCATGTTTATGGACAGGGGTAACTTGTGGAAATTCAAATGTTTCAGACCCAAACCTACGAGTGATAGGGTTGTCTCTTCCCAATTCTCAGCTTATTGGTTCTGTTCCTTCTAGTCTTGGTATGATTCAATATCTTACAAATCTTGATCTTTCTAATAATTCCATTAATGGGTCTATTCCTCTTACTCTGTTTACTGCCCCTGAGCTGAAAAAACTTGATTTTTCTAATAACAGAATCTCCGGCGACTTGCCTGAGCTCGTCGGAGGTTTAAAGAATCTTCAGTTTCTTAATCTTTCCGGTAACTCTTTGGCGGGAAGGTTACCGGCAAATCTGACTAGTCTTCGTAACCTAGCTGTTGTTTCGTTGAAAGATAATTACTTTTTTGGTTCTCTTCCTGTTGGGTTTGAGTCAGTTCAATTTTTAGATCTGTCTTCTAATTTGATTAATGGATCGTTGCCTCCCAATTTTGGAGGCAATAATCTCCGTTACTTTAATGTTTCTTTTAATAGACTTTCTGGAGATATCCCACCAGAATTTGGCAGCAAAATTCCTCAAAATGCAACCTTAGATCTCTCCTACAACAATTTCAGTGGTGCAATTCCAGAGTCTAGTGTTTTTGTCAACCAAAGTAGAAAAGCTTTTTCTGGGAATCCCGAATTATGTGGTGACCCTCTGAAAAATTTGTGTCCAATTCCTTCTACCATAACAACTCTACCAAATGCCTCTGAACCAACTTCTTCTCCAGCAATTGCAGCCATTCCCAAGACCATTGACTCAAACCCAGCAGCAGCATCCCCAAACGGCTCTTCTAAAGGAGGAAAAAGTGGGCTGAAAACTAGCACAATTATAGGCATAATAGCTGGGGATATTGCAGCAGTAGGAGTTCTAGCACTGATTTTCATGTACGTATATCGagccaaaaagaagaaaagaatagaAAGTACGATAAAGCAAGAAGCCGAAACTGCAAAAGATTTTGACTGGGCATCGTCAGCATCTTCAGAAGAATACAACTGGTTAAGGTCATGGACTTGTTTGAAAAAACCAAGGCACGGAGATGGTGACGATTTATCAGAAACTTCCAATTCAGAGAGCCAAGAAAGTGAAATATCCCTAAAAGGTCAGCAAAATCACGTGACAACAGAGCAGAAAACAGGGGAATTGGTAACGGTTGAtggagaaagagagcttgagttaGAGACATTGCTTAAAGCATCAGCTTACATTTTGGGAGCTAGTGGTTCGAGTATAATGTACAAGGCGGTGTTAGAAGATGGGACAACACTGGCTGTGCGGCGGATTGGAGAAAGCGGCGTCGAACGGTTTAAAGATTTCGAGAATCAGGTTAAGGTAATTGCTAAATTGGTGCATCCAAATTTGGTTAAAATCCGTGGCTTCTACTGGGGTGCTGAAGAGAAACTGGTCATCTACGATTTCGTTCCTAATGGCAGCCTTGCTAATGCACGTTACA AAAAAGCTGGTTCTTCTCCGTGTCACGTACCCTGGGAAATCCGGCTAAAGATTGCTAAAGGCGTGGCCCGTGGGCTCACTTACATTCATGAAAAGAAGCACGTACACGGCAATTTGAAACCCAGTAACATTTTACTCGGGGCAGATATGGAACCCAAGATTggagattttggaattgaaaggCTTGTAACAGGAGATAGCAGTCATAAGACCTATGGATCAGCTCGTAATTTTGGTAGCAAGAGGTCCACAGCCTCTCGAGATAGCTTCCAGGACTTCGCATCTGGGCCTACTCCTAGCCCAAGTCCAAGTGCATTGGGCATATCTCCTTACCATGCACCCGAGTCGCTTCGTAGCCTGAAACCCAACCCGAAATGGGACGTATTCTCGTTTGGGGTAGTGTTGCTGGAGTTGCTAACTGGAAAAGTGATTGTTTCGGATGAAATGGGACCCATCGGAGCTGCCACCTCCGCAGGTGAAGAGAAGAGTAAAGTGTTAAGGTTGGCTGATGTGGCGATCCGTGCTGACATGGAAGGGAAAGAAGATACCTTGTTGGCATTGTTGAAAGTTGGGTATAACTGTATATCACCAACGCCTCAGAAGAGACCAGGCATGAGAGAGGTGGTTCAAGCACTGGAAAAGTTTCCAAATAGTTCTACTACTTTACCATACTATTATGGCCCTTAG